The Virgibacillus siamensis sequence ATGATGGATTCAATTCCAAGAGCGGAATCTAAAGGGGTTGGGGTTCATAACAAACAATTGCACAGATTGCGCTTGAAGATTTCTTCACAGACCAAATCATTACTGTTTGAAAGGGGGTGGCTGTTTTACCTGGTAGGATTTTTGCTTGGACGGGCTGTCATCCTTGAAGCTGTCTCACCATTTGCTGCAGCATTTTTAGCAACGATCTGGCTTATCCACCGGGACAAGGCGGCTAAAGTTATGCTTGCAGTTTTTGCTGGTGCATTAACGTATTCTGTTTTTCATGGCATGTACATAGCACTTGCTATGGTTGTTTTTATTTTTCTTGCAGGTATTTTTAAACATGCCAAAAACCAGCAACTGCTTATTCCACTATTTGTATTTCTTTCCGCAGTGGCACCGCGCCTGTGTGTCTATTCCATCATGGGTCAGCTGTCATCATATGAATGGATGCTTCTGTTTGTCGAGGGGGTACTCGGAACCGTCCTAGTACTTATCTTTATGCAGAGTATTCCGCTATTATCACCAAAACGATATAAACCTGCATTAAAGAACGAGGAAATTATTTGTATGATCATTCTACTGGCTTCGATCTTGACCGGGACAATTGGTTGGGAAGTTTATGATGCTGCTGTAGAACAGGTTTTATCCCGGTATTTTGTGATGATGCTTGCCTTTGTCGGCGGCGCAGCAATTGGATCGACGGTAGGTGTGGTTGCTGGACTGATTCTGTCGCTGGCAAACGTGGCGAATCTATATCAGATGAGTCTGCTTGCTTTTTCCGGATTATTGGGGGGATTACTGAAGGAAGGCAGTAAAGTCGGGGTTGTAATTGGTTTGTTTGTCGGAACATTTTTAGTCGGGATTTACGGGGAGTCTCATACATTGATTCCTTCATTGATGGAGTCGACCATTGCTGCGTTGTTATTCTTTTTGACACCGGCAAGTCTGTTCCGGAAACTGTCCAAATATATTCCCGGGACTGAGGAACATTCCAACGAACAGGAACAGTATCTTCAAAAGGTGCGAAATGTTACCGCAAAACGTGTAGAGCAATTTTCGGATGTATTTGAAGCGCTCTCAAAAAGCTTCGCCAATTCAGAAAAACCTGATGAAGACCAAAGACATGCAAATCGGGAAACAGATTATTTTTTAAGCCAGGTGACTGAAAAGACATGCCAGTCCTGTTTTATGAAGGATCGCTGCTGGCAGAAACAGTTTGACCGAACCTATTCTTTAATGGAGGATTTAAAAGATGATTTGTCTGAAGGCAACGCGCCGAATCGAAAACTAATGAGTGATTTTGAAAACCACTGTGTCAAATCGAAAAAAGTGGTGGATACCATCAAAGATGAAGTATCCTTTTTTGAAGCAAATAAAAAGCTGAAAAAACAGGTCATGGAGAGCAAACGATTTGTGGCGGATCAGCTGCAGGGTGTATCTGAAGTTATGGAAGACTTTGCATCGGAGATTTTGAAAGAACGACAGCACCATGAGAAACAGGAGATGCAGATAATCCATATGTTGAAACAAATGGGAATCACCTTGGAAAAATTGGACATTTATCGATTGGACAAGGGGAATGTGGATATCGAAATGACAATATCGTTTTATGATTATCATGGGGAAGGGCCGAAACTGATTGCACCGGTCCTGTCTGATATTTTAAATGAAATGATTGTCGTGAAACATGAAGAGGTGTCTCCATTTCCTAATGGCTACTGTTACTTGATCTTTGGATCAGCGAAGGAATTTGTAATTGATACGGGCATCGCCAATGCGGCTAAAGGGGGTGGACTGGTTTCCGGTGACAGTTTTAAGACGATTGAGCTTGGTGAGGGTAAATATGCCATGGCAATCAGCGATGGGATGGGAAATGGTCAGCGGGCAAGTGAAGAAAGCAAGGAAACGCTTCGATTGCTGCAGCAAATTTTGCAGACAGGAATTCCGGAAAGGGTGGCTATCAAATCAATTAATTCCATTTTGGCATTAAGATCAACGGATGAGATGTTTGCGACGCTGGATCTTGCTGTTATTAATTTACACAATGCATTTGTCCGATTTTTGAAGATTGGTTCGACACCAAGTTTTATTAAACGCGGAAATGAAATGATTAAGGTGGAGGCAAGTAATCTTCCGATGGGGATTATCCAGGAGTTTGACGTGGATATTGTCGGTGAGCAGCTGATGAATGAGGATATCCTGATCATGATGAGCGATGGCATATTTGATGGCCCGAAACATATTGAAAATACGGATGCCTGGCTGAAACGCAAAATCAGGGAGATGAAAACAAATGATCCTCAGGAAATAGCCGATTTACTATTGGAAGAGGTTGTCCGAACGAGAGCGGGAGCAATTGATGATGACATGACGGTTGTTGTCGCTAAGATTGTAAAAAATTCACCACAATGGGCTTCCATACCGTACTATTCCAATGAAGCCCAATAGTAATGGGGGGAGGCGTAACATTCCAATCGGCAAGGTATATTCTTCCAGATTCCTGGTGATGATGGTAGTGGAATCAATGGGAGGTATGCTGTATGAAAAAAGGCACTTTAAAACAGATATTATTAATTACAGATGGATGTTCGAATAAAGGGGAGGACCCGGCTGCAACTGCAGCACTTGCATATCAGCAGGGGATAACAGTGAATGTCATCGGGATTATGGATGACAATCAGACGGAACAGCCTGAAGGATTTCAGGAAGTGGAAGACATTTCAATGTCAGGGGGCGGTGTCAGTCAAATTGTTTATAAGCAGGCATTATCACAAACGGTACAAACTGTAACCAAACAGGGAATGACACAGACATTGCAGGGGTTTGTCAATAAAGAATTGAAACAAATACTGGGACCTGGACAGTCGATGGAGGATATTGAACCCGAAAAGCGCGGGGAGATTATGGAAGTTGTGGAAGATATGGGGGAAACCTGTGACCTGGAGGTGCTTGTTCTGGTCGATACTAGTGCGAGCATGAAGGATAAGCTGCCAACGGTGAAAGAGTCATTGATTGATTTGTCCATCAGCCTTAATGCGCGTATCGGCCGAAATCGTTTTTGTATTTACAGTTTCCCCGGTAGACGTAAGGATGTTCAGAAGGTGTTTGACTGGTCACCAAAGCTTGATTCTGTTTCAACGATCTTTCCTAAATTGACCAGTGGCGGAATCACTCCAACAGGACCGGCGATTCGTGAGGCCATGTATCAGTTTGGCCGGAACACTTTGTTAAGGAGTTTCGAAGATGAACAAGGCACAGAAGAAGCCTGAGATCGACTTTTTGCCCGGTATGGTTATCACCGGCAAGTGGCATAAAACGCAATATACAATTAAAGAAAAGCTTGGCAGCGGTGCAGTGGGAAATGTCTATTTATGCGAATTCAACGGACAACAGGCAGCGCTGAAGATAAGCGAAAACAGTGCATCCATGACAATGGAAGTAAATGTCCTGAAAGCGTTTGAACAGGTCCAGGGAAGCCGCCTTGGACCTTGTTTACTTGATGTTGATGATTATGAATACGGAAAGGGAAGAGTTTATTCCTTTTATGTAATGGAGTACTTGCAAGGGGAGTCGTTAACCCGTTTTATCAGACGTCAAGGCAGGGAATGGATCGGTGTTTTTATGCTTCAGCTGCTCGATGATCTGGAGCGGCTCCACGAGTTTGGATGGGTTTTTGGCGACTTCAAAACGGAAAACTTATTAGTCATTTCATCGCCGCCACGGGTGCGTTGGATTGATGTTGGGGGGACAACGCAAATTGGCAGGGCGATTAAGGAATATACGGAATTTTACGATCGGGGTTACTGGGGGATGGGGAGCAGAAAAGCTGAACCAAGTTATGACCTTTTCGCGCTTGTCATGGTATTTCTAACTGTATGTTATCCAAAACGCTTCGAAAAAGGGACCAATCCCAAGGCAACACTTCTAAAAAAATTGGATGATGCAAAACTGCTTGCTGTTTACAGAGAGTCGTTGAAAAAGGCAGTAATGGGAAAGTATCAGTCAAGCTCACAAATGAAAAGTGATGTAACTAAAGTGCTGAATCACATTCGGGTTTCACGGGCTGCGGACAGTCCCGGCAAACAGGGCGCTGGGTCTATGTTAATGGAAACTGGCGGAATCGCTGCTGTTGCCGCCTTCTTCTATTTTTCTTCATTGCTGTTGTAGAATTACTGTTATGAAACGTTCGATTCTGCTTTTCTTATGTTTCAAATATGTGGTATCATTAATTCAGTATGTAAACTAATATTTCGTGTGGAGATGGGCAGTGAAATGATTGAGAAAGTGAAGACTTTTATGAAAGAACATCAGTTGCTGGAGGCGAATTCCAATGTACTGGTTGGTGTCTCAGGCGGTCCGGATTCCATGGCGCTCCTACACTTTTTTTCCATCATCCGGGAGGTGTGGAATCTGAATGTAATTGCTGTTACAGTGGATCATCAACTGCGTGGCGAGGAATCTTTGGATGATCTTGCATATGTCCGTCAAATGTGTGATCAATGGAATATTCAATTTGTGGGAACTTCTTTGGATGTTCCTTCGTATAAAAAGGAGAAGCAAATGGGAACACAGGAAGCTGCCCGCAACCTGCGATATGGATTTTTCGAAAAACAAATGAAATCCTTTGATGCTGATGTCCTTGCCCTTGGTCACCATGGTGATGATCAAATAGAAACTGTCATAATGGCACTTGCCCGTACCGCCGACCCCGGAGCACTTTCAGGAATCCCCGTTAAGCGTGATTTTGCGAATGGCATGATTATCAGGCCGTTTCTATGTACGACAAAAGATGAATTGGAAGCATATTGCGTGCAGCAGCAGATTATTCCCAGAAGAGATCCTTCCAACGATGAGACGGTTTATACGCGCAACTTTTTCCGGAAACAGCTGCTCCCATTACTAAAAGATAGAAATCCAAATATACATAATACAGTACAGCATTTAAGCGAAGTGCTGCAGGAAGATGAGCGGTTTTTACTTGATGAGGCGGCTGAAATGGTGCAGGAGAACGTGAAAATGGATCACGAATTAAATAAAATCTCATTCGATAGTACAGTATTTTCCTCGTTTCCCTATTCTTTACAAAGGCGTGCCTATCATCTAATATTAAATTATCTATATAAAAAATGGCCAAAAAATTTATCGTATGTGCATGAACAACAATTTTTTGACTTATTGCATCGAACATCCGGAAATACACATATTGATTTTCCTTACAACCTGAAACTGAACAATATGTACGGGACATTTGTTTTATTCTTCCCGGAAGAGCAGCCGGAAGCACCGTCAGTGCCGGCAGTGATGGAAATCCCGAGTGAAACAAATTGGTACAATGGAACCATTACAGCCTGTTACACAGACGATCCGGGAGAACAATCAGAAATGAGTTATGCATGCGGCAAGGAGGAAGTTGCATTGCCGTTGCACGTCCGAACGCGACGGAATGGAGACAGGATGTGCTGGAAAGGGCTGCAGGGGAGTAAAAAATTGAAAGATATTTTCATCGATGCAAAAGTACCTTTGACCGAACGGGATAAATGGCCGGTAGTTGTTGATAATAACGGAACAGTCTTGTGGCTGGTTGGTCTGAAAAAAAGAATTCCTGAGGTGCAAAGGGAATATGACACATACATTCAGCTGAAATTTGAAAAACGTAATTCGCAGGAGGGACAGCATGCATAACGACATTGAAAAAGTATTGATTACGGAAGAAGAGATTGCGCAAAAGTGTTCGGAACTTGGAAAACAGCTTACCGAAGAATATGATGGCAGGTTCCCGCTTGCGATTGGTGTTTTGAAAGGGGCCATGCCTTTCATGTCAGATATCCTCCGTCGAGTGGAAACACACCTGGAGATGGATTTTATGGATGTATCCAGCTATGGGGGAAAGATGCGGTCCTCAGGTGAGGTTAAGATTGTGAAAGACCTGGATACGAAGGTTGAAGGCCGTGATTTACTAATCATTGAAGACATCATTGACAGCGGTCTGACATTGAGCTATCTGGTTGATTTATTTAAGTACCGTAAAGCGAGATCTATTAAAATTGTTACGCTGCTTGATAAACCATCCGGCCGTTCCGCACATATAAAAGCGGATATCGTTGGATTTGAGGTTCCAAACGAATTTGTCGTGGGCTATGGACTTGATTATGAGGAAAAATACCGTAACCTCCCATATATCGGTGTGCTGAAGCCGCGAATCTATGGTGGCGACGAATAAAGGAAATGAATAATTTTAAACAATAAAACCCATATTTCGGGGAACTCAAATTTCATGAAATTGTAAGTGGAATTAGTTGTATTAGCACTTTTTTCTATGGTACTATGTTTGTAGTTTTTCCCGCTTGGGAGGAGGTAAGGAATGAATCGTATATTTCGCAATGTTGTCTTTTATTTACTCATATTTCTAGTAGTAATTGGCGTCATTGGAGTATTTAATGGACAAAATGAACAGGCAGAACAATATGATGTAAAAGAGTTTATGCAAGCTCTGAATAATGGCAAGGTCGAAGAAATGACGATGCAGCCATCGAATGGAATAATCCGTATTACCGGTAAATTGGGGGATGACAAATCATTTGTCACACAAGTTCCGGAAAATACGAATATTGTATCGAATATATATGATAAAGCAACAAAACAAAGTGTGCTCAATGTGAAGGAAGAAGAACAGCCAAGCGGCTGGGTAACCTTCCTGACAACTATGATTCCATTTTTGATACTGGGGTTATTTTTCTTCTTTATTCTAAGCCAGGCACAAGGCGGCGGTGGCGGCCGTGTAATGAACTTCGGCAAGAGTAAAGCAAAAATGTACAATGAGGATAAGAAAAAGGTTCGCTTTAAAGATGTAGCAGGGGCAGATGAAGAGAAGCAGGAACTTGTAGAGGTTGTTGAGTTTCTGAAGGATCCGCGCAAATTCTCCTCCGTTGGTGCCCGTATTCCAAAAGGGGTACTGCTTGTAGGACCTCCGGGAACAGGTAAAACATTACTTGCTCGTGCAGTAGCAGGAGAAGCAGGAACACCATTCTTCTCCATCAGTGGTTCTGACTTTGTGGAGATGTTTGTTGGTGTCGGTGCTTCCCGTGTACGCGACCTATTTGAAAATGCTAAAAAGAATGCACCTTGTATCGTATTTATTGATGAGATTGATGCAGTTGGCCGTCAGCGTGGTGCCGGACTCGGCGGTGGACACGATGAGCGTGAACAAACATTGAACCAATTGCTTGTCGAAATGGATGGATTCGGTGCCAATGAAGGCATCATTATGATTGCAGCAACAAACCGTCCGGATATTCTGGACCCTGCATTGCTTCGTCCCGGACGTTTCGACAGACAGATTACCGTTAACCGTCCTGATGTAAAAGGACGTGAAGAAGTCCTGAAAGTTCATGCACAGGATAAACCATTGGATAATACCGTCGATTTGAAAACCATTGCGATGCGTACACCTGGCTTTTCCGGTGCAGACTTGGAGAATTTGTTAAATGAAGCAGCATTGGTTGCCGCACGTTTTGACAAAACAAAAATTGATATGCTGGACGTTGATGAGGCAATTGACCGTGTAATTGCTGGTCCGGCTAAGAAAAGTAAAGTTATTTCCCAGAAAGAAAGAAATATTGTTGCCCACCATGAAAGCGGACATACAATTATTGGTATGGTTCTGGATGAAGCGGATATGGTACATAAGGTTACGATTGTACCGCGGGGACAGGCAGGCGGTTATGCTGTCATGCTTCCAAAAGAGGATCGTTACTTTATGACGAAACCTGAGCTTTTTGATAAAATCACCGGTCTTTTGGGCGGACGTGTAGCCGAAGAAATTATGTTCGGCGAAGTAAGTACAGGTGCGTCAAATGACTTTCAGCGTGCAACAGCGATTGCCCGTAAGATGATTACAGAATACGGCATGAGTGATAAAATTGGACCGCTTCAGTTTACAAGTGGCGGTGGTGAAGTATTCCTCGGCCGTGATATTCAAAACGATCAGAATTACAGTGATACGATTGCTTATGAGATTGATACGGAAATGCAAAACTTTATCGGTTATTGTTACGATCGTGCAAAAACAATTCTGACCGAAAATAAAGATAAGCTTGAATTAATTGCACAAACATTGCTTGATGTTGAAACATTGGATGCCAAGCAAATTAAGAGTCTGTTTGAGGACGGTGTGCTGCCTGAACCTGCAGAGGATCAAACCGAACAACGGAAAGTTGCGGATGACGAGAAGGATGTTAAAGTGAACATCAATTCCAAGCAGGATGCTGACGCCGAACCTGAAACATATGAAGAGGCAAAGAAAAAAGCTGAAGAAAAACGCAGAGAAGAACGCGAAGCTGAGAAAGAAGAAGAACAGGAAGAATCAAAACCGCAAGACGGCACTTCCGATGATGATCCTAAACAATAATGTTTGATAAGGCCCTCCATGTATGATGGAGGGCTTTTCTATATGGTCTGTCATAATTTAGTATCCCGGCACATGATTCATGGCAACATGTATACCTTATCTTCGCCTAACATGCCAACAGTCAACTTGCTTACCAGAGTCCGGTTAAACAGTACTTACGCTTTTCCTATCCTTATTCATTTATGGTATATTAAAAGACAGAAAAATAATAACTGGGTGGGAAGGTTTGGTTCAGGATGCTTTTTGTGCTTGATGTAGGAAATACAAACACGGTGTTAGGTGTGTTTCATCACGATAAATTGATCCATGAATGGCGGATCAAAACAGATCGACATAAAACAGAAGATGAATTTGGCATATTGATAAAGTCAATGCTGGAACATGAAGATATATCGTTGGCCGACATTACCGGAGTCATTATTTCGTCAGTTGTCCCTCCTATCATGTTTGCACTGGAGAAGATGTCAACGAAATATTTTCATACGGAAGCAATGGTAATCGGCAAGGAACCGGTACATTCCTATTTGAAAATGGCTTATCCAAAACCGGAAGAAATCGGAGCTGACAGAATTGTGAATGCAATAGGGGCGCTGCATGAATACGATGCTCCACTGATTATAATTGATTTTGGAACAGCTACGACATATTGTTACATTAACGAAAACAAAGAATATCAGGGCGGACTGATAGCTCCGGGAATTCATATTTCAATGGAAGCATTATATCAGAAGGCGTCCAAGCTGCCCAAAATTGAAATTCAGGCACCAGATAATGTCGTTGGCAGTTCAACTGTGGAAGCAATGCAATCCGGTGTTTTTTATGGGTACGTTGGACAGGTTGATGGTATAGTCAACCGATTGAAAGGGCAGGCTTCCAAAGAACCGGTCGTAATTGCGACAGGAGGGCTTGCCCCGCTTATTTCCGATGCATCGGAAACAATTGACTATGTTGATCAATATTTGACACTAAAAGGATTGTATTTGATCTATCAAAAAAACAGGCAAAAAAATTCATAAAAAGGAGACTGAGTATTACCGTGAAGGATTATTTGGTTAAAGCAACAACATGGGATGGAATGGTACGTGCATATGCAGCAACAACAACGAATACAGTGGAAGAATCCAGAAGACGCCAGGACACATATGCAACTGCATCAGCTGCTCTTGGGCGGACGGTCACCATCACAGCTATGATGGGAGCTATGCTGAAAGGTGATAATTCACTGACTGTTAAAGTGGAAGGGAACGGACCAATTGGTGTAATCGTCGCAGATGGCAATGCAATCGGTGATGTCCGCGGATATGTCACAAACCCTCATGTTGATTTTGATTTGAACGCAAAAGGCAAGCTTGATGTTGCCAGGGCCGTGGGAACGGAAGGAAATATCGGTGTCGTAAAAGATTTGGGCCTCAAAGATTATTTTACAGGGCAGGTGCCAATTGTTTCAGGAGAAATCAGTGAAGACTTTACGTATTACTTTGCAAACTCCGAGCAAATCCCATCTGCAGTAGGCGCTGGCGTTCTTGTTAATCCAGATCAGTCTATCCTGGCTGCGGGCGGATTTATTGTACAGGTGATGCCTGGTGCTTCTGAAGAATTAATTGCAGTCCTGGAGGATAAAATTCAAAACTTCCCAGCCATTTCAACCTTGATCAGAGAAGGAAATTCACCCGAACAAATTTTGGAGCGCTTGTTTGGTAAGGACGAAGTGAAAATTCACGAAACACTACCGGTACAATTCAAATGCAAGTGTTCAAGAGAACGGCTGGAAAATGCAATAATGGGTCTTGGTTCAGAGGAAATTCAGAAAATGATTGATGAAGATCATGGTGCAGAAGCTACGTGCCATTTTTGCAATGAAAAATATCACTTTACAGAAAATGAACTTGAAACACTGAAACATTCTGCCAATGGAAAGTGAAAGGAGTTTCTATGAAAAGGAATTTTCTGTTTGGAGTAATTGCAGTTCTGATTATTACCAATATTGCGACGCTTTTATTTTGGCGGACGGATAAAAATGTTGTCTTTGAAGATGGTAATACAGAAATCGACAGCCGGGAACCGGTGGCAACAATTGATCATAAAAAGATTAAATATGAAGAATGGATGAACGCATTACGTGAAAATTATGGAAGAGAACAGTTGCAGCGCATGATTGACAGAGAAGTGGTTCTGCAGCTTGCTGCGGAACAAGACATTGAAATAAGCGAAAAAGTTATTTCCCGGGAAATATCCTTGCTTACAACAATGCAGGGTGTGATGTCGGAAAAGGAAACAAAGGCAAGGGAAAAACAATGGCGAAAAGACATCCTTTACCGTTATCAGCTTGGTGCGCTGCTGACTTCAGATGTTTCTGTTCCAGAAAAGAAAATTCGTGAATACTATAAGGATTATCATGATCAATATAATTTTAAAGCATCCATACAATTGTCGCATATTGTCGTACCCGATCGCCAAACTGCTGGAAAAGTTATGAATGAGCTTGAGAAAGGGTCATCATTTGAGTTGCTCGCGAGGGAATATTCACATGATGATGAAACAAAAAAGGATGGCGGATATCTCGGTTTCTTTGTTGATTACAGTAAATTTCTTCCGGATGGTTATGCAAAGAAAGCCATGAAGCTGAAGGAACGGTCCTACAGTGAACCATTTAAAAGCGGAGGTCATATGGCTATTATTTATCTTCACCGAAAACTTCCGGATATAAAATTTTCATACGAGGAGATAAAGCCTTACATAAAACGGGAGCTGGCGCTTGGCAAAACAACTAAAAACCTGGATGCAAAAGTACTTTGGAATAAACTGGACATTGATTGGGTATATGAATAGTAACCGGGTTAAGGGTGTTTCCTTTTCCTTGACATTTTTAGGCGTTAAACATACATTATAAATAAACCTATAAAAATACTTGGATTTAGGAGGATGAACATGCGGGTTGCTGAAAATATTACTGGTCTGATTGGGGAAACCCCTATTGTGAAATTGAACGGTTATGCTGATGAAGGCAGTGCAGATGTTTATTTGAAGTTGGAAGCGATGAATCCTGGAAGTTCGGTTAAAGACAGAATTGCATTGGCAATGATTGAGGCTGCTGAAAAAGAAGGTGCCCTTAAAGCCGGAGATACCATTATTGAACCAACCAGCGGAAATACCGGCATTGGCCTGGCAATGGTTGCAGCGGCAAAAGGTTACAAAGCTGTTTTGGTAATGCCTGATACGATGAGTAAAGAACGCCGTAATCTGCTTCGTGCTTATGGTGCTGAACTTGTACTAACACCAGGTTCTGATGGCATGAATGGAGCAATTAAAAAGGCGGAAGAACTGAAAGATGCTAACGGTTATTTTATGCCGCAGCAATTTAATAATGAGGCAAATCCGGAAGTACATGCCCGGACAACAGGTAATGAAATTGTGAAGCAGATGAGCGACGGTCTGGACGGATTTGTTTCCGGAATAGGTACGGGCGGCACAGTTACCGGTGCCGGAAAAGTATTGAAGGAAAACTTTAAGGATATTAAAGTGTATGCAGTTGAGCCGGAGGATTCGGCAATTCTTTCCGGGGGCTCTCCAGGCCCGCACAAAATTCAGGGTCTTGGTGCCGGTTTTGTACCGAAAGTGCTTGATACGGACGTTTATGATGAGGTAATCCGGATTTCCAATGATGAAAGTTTTGAAGCTACACGCGAAGCTGCCAAGCTCGATGGAATCCTTGGCGGTATTTCATCCGGGGCTGCAATAGCAGCAGCCAAAAAAGTAGCCAAAAAACTCGGCAAAGGTAAAAAAGTGCTGGCTGTTCTTCCGGATAACGGGGAGCGTTACCTTTCCACTCCATTGTTTCAACAAGACGAACAATAATCAGAGCGGATTCAAATGACCGGCGTCAGCTTAGATGCCGGTCTTTTTTCGTTTGATAGCAGAGGTCAACATCATGGGTTTGGCAGGACTTCCGCTTTTGTTTTCGCTATGATACGATAGTAGTCGTATAAATCGGTTGGAAAGAGGGTATCTGGATGAAGCTGCTGACAGATTCGAAGACATATGATTTGATGGAACGAACATATATTATGGGTATTTTGAATGTGACACCCGATTCATTTTCTGATGGTGGTAATTATACTGAAATCGATCAGGCGGTGAATCATGCTGTTGCTATGGAACGTGCGGGTGCTCATATTATTGATATTGGCGGGGAGTCAACGCGCCCTAACCATGATCCGGTATCGGAGGAAGATGAAATTGCACGGCTTGTACCTATTATCCGCAAAGTAAAGGAAAATGTGCATGTACCTATTTCAGTGGATACGTATAAAGCGGAAACTGCAAGACAAGCTATCAAGGCCGGTGCTGAAATTATTAATGATATATGGGGGGCAAAGAAAGAGCCTGCCATTACCAAAGTTGCAGCAGAATATAATGTACCTATTATTTTAATGCATAATCGTACAAATAAAGATTACACGTCAATCATTGATGATATGAAGAAGGATTTAAGGGAGAGCATTGCGATTGCCAAAGATGCGGGCGTGCGTGAAGAAAATATCATTCTTGATCCGGGCGTTGGATTTGCTAAAACAGCGGAAGATAATCTTGTCGTAATGAATCATCTCGATAAATTTCAAGAACTTGGTTTCCCGATTCTTTTAGGTACTTCGCGAAAGACATTTATCGGCAAAATCCTTAATGTTCCTCCCGTTGAACGTGATAATGGGACAGGGGCAACTACTTGTCTCGGTATTTCCAAAGGAGCGCAAATTATCCGGGTTCATAATGTGGAACTGCATGTCGAATTGGCAAAAATGATGGATGCCATGCTTGGAAAGAAAGGGGCGGTTTCCATTGGATAAAATAATGCTTAATCAAATGGAGTTTTACGGGTTTCACGGGCTTTATCCGGAAGAAAATAAGCTCGGCCAGCGTTTTTATGTAAATACCGAACTTATGCTTGATTTAACAAAATCAGCCACAACTGATGATATGAAAGATTCCATTGATTATGGGGAAGTATATGAATGTGTCAAAGGTGTAGTGGAAGGGTCTCCCAAAAATTTGATTGAAGCAGTTGCAGAGGACATTTCCGTTGAACTTTTCCAGCGGTTTACACAGCTGCAGGCGTGTACAATCAGGGTGATAAAACCGGACCCTCCGATACCTGGTCATTATCAGTCTGTAGGGGTTGAAATATTTCGGGAGCGCAAGCAATGACACAAGCTTTTTTGGCATTGGGAACCAACATAGAACCACGGCAGGAACATTTGAGACAGGCGA is a genomic window containing:
- the ftsH gene encoding ATP-dependent zinc metalloprotease FtsH produces the protein MNRIFRNVVFYLLIFLVVIGVIGVFNGQNEQAEQYDVKEFMQALNNGKVEEMTMQPSNGIIRITGKLGDDKSFVTQVPENTNIVSNIYDKATKQSVLNVKEEEQPSGWVTFLTTMIPFLILGLFFFFILSQAQGGGGGRVMNFGKSKAKMYNEDKKKVRFKDVAGADEEKQELVEVVEFLKDPRKFSSVGARIPKGVLLVGPPGTGKTLLARAVAGEAGTPFFSISGSDFVEMFVGVGASRVRDLFENAKKNAPCIVFIDEIDAVGRQRGAGLGGGHDEREQTLNQLLVEMDGFGANEGIIMIAATNRPDILDPALLRPGRFDRQITVNRPDVKGREEVLKVHAQDKPLDNTVDLKTIAMRTPGFSGADLENLLNEAALVAARFDKTKIDMLDVDEAIDRVIAGPAKKSKVISQKERNIVAHHESGHTIIGMVLDEADMVHKVTIVPRGQAGGYAVMLPKEDRYFMTKPELFDKITGLLGGRVAEEIMFGEVSTGASNDFQRATAIARKMITEYGMSDKIGPLQFTSGGGEVFLGRDIQNDQNYSDTIAYEIDTEMQNFIGYCYDRAKTILTENKDKLELIAQTLLDVETLDAKQIKSLFEDGVLPEPAEDQTEQRKVADDEKDVKVNINSKQDADAEPETYEEAKKKAEEKRREEREAEKEEEQEESKPQDGTSDDDPKQ
- a CDS encoding type III pantothenate kinase gives rise to the protein MLFVLDVGNTNTVLGVFHHDKLIHEWRIKTDRHKTEDEFGILIKSMLEHEDISLADITGVIISSVVPPIMFALEKMSTKYFHTEAMVIGKEPVHSYLKMAYPKPEEIGADRIVNAIGALHEYDAPLIIIDFGTATTYCYINENKEYQGGLIAPGIHISMEALYQKASKLPKIEIQAPDNVVGSSTVEAMQSGVFYGYVGQVDGIVNRLKGQASKEPVVIATGGLAPLISDASETIDYVDQYLTLKGLYLIYQKNRQKNS
- the hslO gene encoding Hsp33 family molecular chaperone HslO, with translation MKDYLVKATTWDGMVRAYAATTTNTVEESRRRQDTYATASAALGRTVTITAMMGAMLKGDNSLTVKVEGNGPIGVIVADGNAIGDVRGYVTNPHVDFDLNAKGKLDVARAVGTEGNIGVVKDLGLKDYFTGQVPIVSGEISEDFTYYFANSEQIPSAVGAGVLVNPDQSILAAGGFIVQVMPGASEELIAVLEDKIQNFPAISTLIREGNSPEQILERLFGKDEVKIHETLPVQFKCKCSRERLENAIMGLGSEEIQKMIDEDHGAEATCHFCNEKYHFTENELETLKHSANGK
- a CDS encoding peptidylprolyl isomerase — translated: MKRNFLFGVIAVLIITNIATLLFWRTDKNVVFEDGNTEIDSREPVATIDHKKIKYEEWMNALRENYGREQLQRMIDREVVLQLAAEQDIEISEKVISREISLLTTMQGVMSEKETKAREKQWRKDILYRYQLGALLTSDVSVPEKKIREYYKDYHDQYNFKASIQLSHIVVPDRQTAGKVMNELEKGSSFELLAREYSHDDETKKDGGYLGFFVDYSKFLPDGYAKKAMKLKERSYSEPFKSGGHMAIIYLHRKLPDIKFSYEEIKPYIKRELALGKTTKNLDAKVLWNKLDIDWVYE
- the cysK gene encoding cysteine synthase A, which gives rise to MRVAENITGLIGETPIVKLNGYADEGSADVYLKLEAMNPGSSVKDRIALAMIEAAEKEGALKAGDTIIEPTSGNTGIGLAMVAAAKGYKAVLVMPDTMSKERRNLLRAYGAELVLTPGSDGMNGAIKKAEELKDANGYFMPQQFNNEANPEVHARTTGNEIVKQMSDGLDGFVSGIGTGGTVTGAGKVLKENFKDIKVYAVEPEDSAILSGGSPGPHKIQGLGAGFVPKVLDTDVYDEVIRISNDESFEATREAAKLDGILGGISSGAAIAAAKKVAKKLGKGKKVLAVLPDNGERYLSTPLFQQDEQ
- the folP gene encoding dihydropteroate synthase; the encoded protein is MKLLTDSKTYDLMERTYIMGILNVTPDSFSDGGNYTEIDQAVNHAVAMERAGAHIIDIGGESTRPNHDPVSEEDEIARLVPIIRKVKENVHVPISVDTYKAETARQAIKAGAEIINDIWGAKKEPAITKVAAEYNVPIILMHNRTNKDYTSIIDDMKKDLRESIAIAKDAGVREENIILDPGVGFAKTAEDNLVVMNHLDKFQELGFPILLGTSRKTFIGKILNVPPVERDNGTGATTCLGISKGAQIIRVHNVELHVELAKMMDAMLGKKGAVSIG